The following are encoded together in the Variovorax sp. PBS-H4 genome:
- a CDS encoding aldehyde dehydrogenase, with amino-acid sequence MQQYKLFIDNQWQNPDAEEWFDSLDPFSGEPWARIPRGNAKDIDRAVQAGAAAMVGPWGSMSATQRGMLLHKLGELIEANLDRLTEAEARDNGKLRTEVRGQVSYMAKYFYYYGGLADKIQGAVIPMDKPKVFNYTRYEPVGVVGTITPWNSSLLLTAWKVAPALAAGNVIIAKPSEHTSVSLLELASLFAEAGFPPGVFNVVTGFGKDVGEPLVEHPGVACIAFTGGDEGGRRVSVAAAKHFKRVTLELGGKSPNIVFDDADLTRAANGVITGIFSAGGQTCMAGSRLLLQENIHDEFVERLVAIASKAKLGDPSRADVQVGPVATRPQFDKVVSYIDIAKAEGAKCVLGGNVRSGPEFGAGQFVEPTIFTGVNNHMRIAQEEVFGPVLSVLKFKDEQEAVQIGNDIRFGLAAGVWTQSLHRAMFMSERLKAGTVWINNYRSTSFTTPFGGFKDSGLGREGGVEAVKEFLEVKSVWISTDLDMPDPFVRKY; translated from the coding sequence ATGCAGCAGTACAAACTCTTTATCGACAACCAGTGGCAGAACCCTGACGCGGAGGAGTGGTTCGATTCCCTCGACCCGTTTTCGGGGGAGCCCTGGGCGCGGATTCCCCGGGGCAATGCCAAGGACATCGATCGTGCCGTACAGGCCGGCGCTGCGGCCATGGTCGGGCCTTGGGGCAGTATGTCGGCCACGCAGCGCGGCATGTTGTTGCACAAACTCGGCGAGCTCATCGAAGCCAATCTCGACCGCTTGACCGAAGCTGAAGCGCGCGACAACGGCAAGCTGCGAACCGAGGTGCGTGGCCAGGTGTCGTACATGGCCAAGTACTTCTACTACTACGGCGGCCTGGCCGACAAGATCCAGGGCGCGGTGATTCCGATGGACAAGCCCAAGGTGTTCAACTACACCCGCTACGAGCCTGTTGGTGTGGTTGGCACCATCACGCCGTGGAACTCGTCGCTGCTGCTCACAGCCTGGAAGGTTGCCCCGGCGCTGGCGGCGGGCAACGTGATCATCGCCAAGCCATCCGAACACACCTCGGTTTCGCTGCTGGAACTCGCCAGCCTGTTTGCCGAGGCCGGATTCCCGCCCGGTGTGTTCAACGTAGTGACCGGTTTCGGCAAGGACGTGGGCGAACCGCTGGTGGAACATCCCGGAGTGGCCTGCATAGCGTTCACCGGCGGTGACGAAGGTGGGCGCCGCGTCAGTGTGGCGGCGGCCAAGCATTTCAAGCGCGTGACCCTGGAGCTCGGTGGCAAATCGCCGAACATCGTGTTCGACGACGCGGACCTGACCCGCGCCGCCAACGGCGTCATCACGGGCATCTTCTCTGCCGGCGGGCAGACCTGCATGGCCGGTTCGCGGCTGCTGCTGCAGGAAAACATTCACGACGAGTTCGTCGAACGTCTGGTGGCGATTGCCTCCAAGGCGAAGCTCGGTGATCCCTCGCGTGCCGACGTGCAAGTGGGGCCGGTGGCCACCCGGCCGCAGTTCGACAAGGTGGTGAGCTACATCGACATCGCCAAGGCCGAAGGCGCGAAGTGTGTGCTGGGCGGGAACGTGCGCAGCGGGCCGGAGTTCGGCGCGGGCCAGTTCGTCGAGCCCACCATTTTCACCGGCGTGAACAATCACATGCGGATCGCGCAGGAAGAGGTTTTCGGCCCGGTGTTGTCGGTGCTGAAGTTCAAGGACGAGCAAGAGGCGGTGCAGATCGGCAACGACATCCGCTTCGGCCTGGCCGCCGGTGTTTGGACCCAGAGTCTGCACCGCGCGATGTTCATGTCCGAGCGGCTCAAGGCCGGCACGGTGTGGATCAACAATTACCGCTCGACTAGTTTCACCACGCCTTTCGGCGGCTTCAAGGACAGCGGGTTGGGGCGTGAGGGCGGCGTGGAGGCTGTGAAGGAGTTCCTCGAAGTCAAAAGTGTCTGGATTTCCACCGACCTCGACATGCCAGATCCATTCGTCCGGAAATACTGA
- a CDS encoding LysR family transcriptional regulator — protein MRDSILIGDVMVSKTHTGPGDIPLLAVRAFVAVGRQGSFTRAGAALGVTQGAVSRHVATLEAFAGTRLFIRRGATSDFTPAGMQLYEALKDAMSTIEITMQLLVQKASQHDRLKVRTSMPSFAMTVVVPSLGAYSARHGVQIDLITSLAPPQPSDDFDVLITRDLSLAGTESWELAQEELVCVGSPSLVAAHHSRAKSAWPMVAARSRPEMLAVWAIAAGIPSDQLHVVATYDHLFLAVSAAVGGTGFLVTPKLLVLDQLSAGNLQLADQGAVSSGASYVAYVNSHSAHTQAAREFCRWLKGLLRERLSRK, from the coding sequence TTGCGTGACAGTATTCTGATAGGTGATGTGATGGTGAGTAAAACTCATACTGGACCTGGCGACATTCCGCTTCTGGCGGTGCGTGCATTCGTCGCTGTGGGGCGCCAGGGAAGCTTTACCCGAGCGGGCGCGGCACTCGGCGTGACGCAGGGTGCCGTGAGCCGCCATGTGGCGACGCTCGAAGCCTTCGCCGGCACACGCCTGTTCATACGCCGTGGCGCCACTTCGGACTTCACGCCCGCAGGCATGCAGCTCTACGAAGCGCTCAAAGACGCGATGTCCACCATTGAGATCACCATGCAGTTGCTGGTGCAGAAGGCAAGCCAGCACGACCGGCTCAAGGTGAGAACGTCGATGCCGAGTTTTGCCATGACCGTCGTCGTTCCTTCGCTGGGCGCCTACTCTGCGCGGCACGGCGTGCAGATCGACCTGATCACCAGTCTTGCACCACCGCAGCCCTCGGACGACTTCGATGTGCTGATCACTCGCGACCTGAGCCTGGCCGGCACCGAGAGCTGGGAGCTGGCTCAAGAGGAATTGGTCTGCGTGGGATCACCGTCGCTGGTCGCGGCGCATCACAGCCGAGCCAAAAGTGCCTGGCCGATGGTCGCCGCCAGGTCACGGCCGGAGATGCTTGCCGTCTGGGCCATTGCGGCGGGCATTCCTTCCGACCAGCTCCATGTCGTTGCGACTTACGACCACCTCTTCCTTGCCGTCTCCGCTGCGGTCGGCGGAACAGGGTTTCTTGTGACACCGAAATTGTTGGTTCTAGACCAACTGAGCGCTGGCAACCTTCAACTCGCCGATCAAGGAGCCGTGAGTTCGGGCGCGAGTTATGTGGCCTACGTGAATTCCCATAGCGCACACACACAGGCGGCAAGAGAGTTCTGCCGTTGGTTGAAGGGTTTGCTCCGAGAACGGTTGTCAAGGAAGTGA
- a CDS encoding extracellular solute-binding protein, with protein sequence MSTISEFREQLAPYASPQASAVPAAYRGPDGLWLGTNTHVTVLMANLRQVPNGQPPSGWADLADPKWKGKIVIPDPERSSASYVALYGLQQVLGDAALEKIARNAVIVGTTSAAYEGVAKGEFAVAVTMEYAAYEYVAGGLKEVRLVYPAEGTFLSPEGMALIKGGKNPEDARTLYEFLASRPAQTEIFKTAYRRPLRADVDVSKLSDLPALPTIKVVALDDARMSADRAAFIARWRQLVGAR encoded by the coding sequence TTGTCGACGATCAGCGAGTTCCGGGAGCAGCTCGCGCCCTACGCGTCGCCGCAGGCAAGCGCGGTGCCAGCTGCCTATCGCGGGCCTGACGGGCTGTGGCTTGGGACGAATACGCACGTCACCGTGCTGATGGCCAACCTGCGCCAGGTCCCGAACGGCCAGCCGCCCAGCGGTTGGGCGGATCTCGCCGATCCCAAGTGGAAAGGCAAGATCGTCATTCCCGACCCGGAGCGCAGCAGCGCTTCGTACGTCGCGCTCTACGGTCTCCAGCAAGTGCTGGGCGATGCCGCACTGGAGAAGATCGCGCGCAACGCGGTGATCGTGGGCACCACCTCGGCGGCCTACGAGGGCGTTGCCAAAGGTGAGTTCGCCGTTGCGGTGACCATGGAATATGCGGCCTACGAGTACGTGGCCGGCGGCCTGAAGGAAGTCCGGTTGGTCTATCCCGCCGAAGGCACCTTTCTGTCGCCCGAAGGGATGGCGCTCATCAAGGGCGGCAAGAACCCGGAGGACGCTCGCACGCTCTACGAATTCCTCGCATCGCGCCCGGCGCAGACCGAGATCTTCAAGACCGCCTATCGGCGTCCGCTGCGTGCGGATGTCGACGTGAGCAAGCTCTCGGACCTGCCGGCCCTGCCGACGATCAAGGTCGTCGCGCTGGATGACGCACGCATGAGCGCCGATCGCGCAGCGTTCATTGCACGTTGGCGGCAGCTCGTCGGCGCTCGCTGA
- a CDS encoding ABC transporter ATP-binding protein has protein sequence MQVSFDAIAQSYGGQTLFERLDLTIPSGKFFTLLGPSGCGKTTLLRMLGGFVRPDEGRIFFGEEDVTDIPVHRRGVGMVFQDYALFPDRSVLANVGYGLAARGVMRAEVRQRALAMLARVGLEKFAERSPAALSGGQRQRVAMARALVIEPRLLLLDEPLSALDVKLRVELRSMIRELQTEAGITTVFVTHDQEEALAMSDLIAVMDRGRIVQLGAPRDVYARPLTAFAADFVGGANLIAIDEELPRAPDGTRRLGTPAGVMLTRSQVPVQPGSQLAVRSEDLSFGANGAMAEGELAGVVAHVEFRGGSVGYIVKTSAGKLRVDMRSSLATASLARGDAVSLRLPRDAHIVQAS, from the coding sequence ATGCAAGTCTCATTCGATGCCATCGCGCAGAGCTATGGCGGACAGACGCTGTTCGAGCGCCTGGACCTGACCATACCCAGCGGCAAGTTCTTCACGCTTCTCGGGCCTTCGGGCTGTGGCAAGACGACGCTTCTGCGCATGCTGGGCGGCTTCGTGCGGCCCGACGAGGGACGCATCTTCTTCGGAGAGGAAGACGTCACGGACATCCCGGTGCACCGACGCGGCGTTGGCATGGTGTTTCAGGACTACGCGCTGTTCCCCGATCGCTCGGTACTCGCCAATGTCGGCTACGGCCTGGCCGCGCGCGGCGTCATGCGGGCGGAAGTCAGGCAGCGGGCCCTGGCCATGCTGGCACGGGTCGGACTGGAGAAGTTCGCAGAGCGCTCACCAGCGGCGCTTTCCGGCGGGCAAAGACAGCGCGTGGCCATGGCCCGGGCGCTGGTGATCGAGCCGCGATTGCTGCTGCTGGACGAGCCACTTTCGGCGCTCGACGTCAAGCTGCGCGTCGAGTTGCGCTCCATGATTCGCGAGCTTCAGACCGAAGCCGGCATCACCACGGTGTTCGTGACGCACGACCAGGAAGAAGCACTGGCGATGTCGGACCTGATCGCGGTCATGGACCGTGGCCGCATCGTTCAGCTCGGCGCGCCGAGGGACGTCTACGCAAGACCGCTCACGGCCTTCGCGGCCGACTTCGTCGGCGGTGCGAATCTCATCGCGATCGACGAAGAGCTTCCTCGTGCGCCAGATGGCACACGACGCCTGGGAACGCCAGCCGGCGTGATGCTGACGCGAAGCCAGGTCCCCGTGCAGCCCGGCTCGCAGCTCGCCGTACGCAGCGAAGATCTGTCCTTCGGGGCGAACGGCGCCATGGCCGAAGGGGAGCTCGCCGGGGTGGTCGCGCATGTGGAATTCCGCGGCGGCTCGGTTGGCTACATCGTGAAGACCAGCGCCGGGAAGCTGCGGGTGGACATGCGCAGCAGCCTTGCAACGGCCTCGCTTGCACGGGGCGACGCCGTCTCCCTGCGCCTGCCCCGTGATGCGCACATCGTGCAGGCCTCATGA
- a CDS encoding pyridoxal phosphate-dependent aminotransferase: MTTTTDSTAPLFLAERVLGAKPSATKEMTRLANQLKREGRSIITLSQGEPDFPTPAHVREAGKAAIDRNESRYTDVAGTFALREAVVRKFERDNGLHFTPEQIQVGCGAKQLLYNALQATVNAGDEVVVPTPAWVSYPEMVLLAGGKPIIVRCGASTAFKLTPAQLEASITPRTKWLMLNSPSNPSGAVYSHAELAALAEVLRRHPQVWIMADDIYEKIRYDDAAFATPAAVAPDLASRTLTINGVSKSYAMTGWRVGFGAGPLELIKAMNLVQSQSTSHTSSISQAASIAAIDGPMDFLPQFVEAFRRRRDMVVAKLNTIEGVTCDVPPGAFYAFPGCQGLLGRRDAANNLITTDGELALYFLREAGVAIVPGSAFELPGHFRVSYAASDEDLAEAMGRIAAACAQLR, from the coding sequence ATGACAACGACGACAGACAGCACCGCCCCTCTTTTCCTGGCCGAACGCGTGCTGGGTGCCAAGCCCTCGGCGACCAAGGAAATGACACGCCTGGCCAACCAGCTCAAACGCGAGGGTCGCAGCATCATCACGCTGAGCCAGGGCGAGCCCGACTTCCCGACACCCGCGCACGTGCGCGAGGCCGGCAAAGCGGCCATCGACCGCAACGAGTCGCGCTATACCGACGTCGCGGGCACCTTCGCGCTGCGCGAGGCCGTGGTCAGGAAGTTCGAGCGCGACAACGGCCTTCACTTCACGCCGGAACAGATCCAGGTGGGGTGTGGTGCCAAGCAGTTGCTCTACAACGCACTGCAGGCCACGGTCAACGCCGGTGACGAAGTTGTGGTGCCGACCCCCGCGTGGGTCTCCTACCCCGAGATGGTGCTGCTCGCGGGCGGCAAGCCGATCATCGTGCGCTGCGGTGCGTCCACGGCGTTCAAGCTCACGCCCGCGCAGCTGGAGGCGTCCATCACGCCGCGCACCAAGTGGCTGATGCTCAACTCGCCCTCGAACCCCAGCGGAGCGGTCTACTCGCATGCCGAGCTGGCCGCCTTGGCGGAAGTGTTGCGCCGGCATCCGCAGGTCTGGATCATGGCCGACGACATCTACGAAAAGATCCGGTACGACGACGCCGCCTTCGCCACCCCCGCTGCGGTCGCGCCTGACCTGGCCTCGCGCACGCTGACCATCAACGGCGTGTCCAAGTCGTACGCGATGACCGGCTGGCGGGTCGGCTTCGGGGCGGGGCCGCTCGAGCTCATCAAGGCGATGAACCTGGTGCAGTCGCAATCCACCTCGCATACCAGTTCCATCAGCCAGGCGGCCTCGATCGCCGCGATCGACGGCCCGATGGATTTCCTGCCGCAGTTCGTCGAGGCCTTCCGTCGGCGCCGGGACATGGTGGTCGCAAAGCTCAACACGATCGAAGGCGTCACCTGTGACGTCCCGCCAGGCGCGTTCTACGCGTTCCCCGGTTGCCAGGGCCTCCTCGGGCGTCGCGACGCCGCCAACAACCTGATCACCACGGACGGCGAGCTGGCCCTCTACTTCCTGCGAGAGGCCGGCGTCGCCATCGTGCCGGGCTCCGCATTCGAGTTGCCGGGCCACTTCCGCGTGTCGTATGCCGCCTCGGACGAAGACCTCGCCGAGGCCATGGGCCGGATCGCAGCGGCGTGCGCGCAGCTGCGCTGA
- a CDS encoding phosphonopyruvate hydrolase: protein MTKNKTLRNALESGKLFTAMAAHNPLAAKLAEEAGFGGIWGSGFELSASYAVPDANILSMGTHLEMMRAIASVVSIPLIADIDTGFGNAVNVHYVVPQYEAAGASAIVMEDKTFPKDTSLRTDGRQELVRTEEFQGKIAAACAARRDSDFVVVARVEALIAGLGQAEAIRRGLAYAEAGADAILIHSKQKTPDEILDFVTAWPAKVPLVLVPTAYPQLSEADIERLRKVGIVIYGNHAIRAAVGAMRKVFRQIRAEGGIRAVDPLLPSVKDIIELQGDASMRAVESNFLR, encoded by the coding sequence ATGACCAAGAACAAGACACTTCGAAATGCGCTCGAGAGCGGTAAGCTGTTCACAGCGATGGCCGCCCACAATCCCCTGGCTGCGAAGCTGGCGGAAGAAGCCGGCTTCGGCGGCATCTGGGGCAGCGGCTTCGAGCTTTCGGCCAGCTATGCGGTGCCGGATGCCAACATCCTCTCGATGGGCACGCACCTCGAGATGATGCGTGCAATCGCCAGCGTGGTCTCGATCCCGCTCATCGCGGACATCGACACCGGTTTCGGCAATGCCGTGAACGTCCACTACGTCGTTCCTCAATACGAGGCGGCGGGTGCGTCGGCCATCGTCATGGAGGACAAGACGTTTCCCAAGGACACCAGCCTGCGCACGGATGGCCGCCAGGAACTGGTCCGCACGGAAGAGTTCCAGGGAAAGATCGCCGCAGCCTGCGCTGCCCGCAGGGACAGCGATTTTGTAGTGGTCGCAAGGGTGGAGGCGTTGATCGCGGGACTCGGCCAGGCCGAGGCAATCCGGCGCGGCCTCGCCTACGCAGAGGCCGGAGCCGACGCCATCCTCATCCACTCCAAGCAGAAGACGCCGGACGAGATCCTGGATTTCGTCACCGCCTGGCCTGCAAAGGTGCCACTGGTCCTTGTCCCGACGGCCTACCCCCAATTGTCCGAGGCCGACATCGAGCGCCTTCGAAAAGTCGGCATCGTGATCTACGGCAATCACGCGATCCGCGCTGCAGTCGGCGCGATGCGCAAGGTGTTCCGTCAGATCCGAGCAGAGGGCGGAATTCGGGCCGTTGACCCGCTCCTTCCATCAGTGAAAGACATCATCGAACTGCAGGGCGATGCATCCATGCGGGCAGTCGAGTCGAACTTTCTAAGGTAA
- a CDS encoding MBL fold metallo-hydrolase: MHRHVRPFFDASSSTFSYVVDDCAGTCAVIDPVLGFDQASGRTAAASLEAMASYLEANGLQVQWLLETHAHADHLSGASWLQQRFGGTLAVGSGITRVQRDFRGIFNAHDMAIDGSQFNHLFGDSETFAIGQLQARALHVPGHTPADVAYQMLGRYGEPDAVFVGDTIFMPDIGTARCDFPGGDARMLYRSIRRLMSLPAATRLYLCHDYPAPGREAHCFATVEAQRAANIHVHDGMSEDDFVALRTARDATLALPTLMLPSIQVNMRAGRMPPAEDNGTSYLKIPIDLI; encoded by the coding sequence ATGCACCGGCACGTTCGTCCTTTTTTCGATGCCTCGTCATCCACGTTCTCCTATGTGGTCGACGATTGCGCTGGCACCTGCGCCGTGATCGACCCGGTGCTGGGTTTCGACCAGGCCTCGGGCCGTACCGCTGCCGCTTCGCTCGAAGCCATGGCTTCGTACCTCGAGGCGAACGGCCTGCAAGTGCAGTGGCTGCTCGAGACGCATGCACATGCAGACCATCTTTCGGGTGCGTCTTGGCTGCAGCAGCGCTTCGGCGGTACGCTGGCGGTGGGCTCCGGCATCACACGGGTACAGCGCGACTTTCGCGGCATCTTCAACGCGCACGACATGGCGATCGACGGGTCGCAGTTCAATCACCTGTTCGGCGACTCGGAGACTTTTGCCATCGGCCAGTTGCAGGCGAGGGCGCTGCATGTGCCAGGCCACACGCCAGCCGACGTCGCGTACCAAATGTTGGGCCGGTACGGCGAGCCCGACGCTGTGTTTGTCGGCGACACGATCTTCATGCCCGACATCGGCACCGCGCGCTGCGACTTTCCTGGGGGCGATGCGCGCATGCTGTACCGCTCGATCCGCCGTCTGATGTCGCTGCCTGCAGCCACGCGGCTCTATCTGTGCCATGACTACCCTGCGCCCGGCCGCGAGGCCCACTGCTTTGCCACCGTTGAGGCGCAGCGCGCCGCGAACATCCATGTGCACGACGGCATGTCGGAAGATGACTTCGTCGCCCTTCGCACGGCGCGCGACGCGACCTTGGCGCTGCCCACACTGATGCTGCCGTCGATCCAGGTCAACATGCGCGCCGGCCGCATGCCACCGGCAGAAGACAACGGCACCTCCTATCTGAAGATTCCGATCGACCTGATCTAG
- a CDS encoding MmgE/PrpD family protein: MKYLSLNEMKVEVMHATPLLPEAILVGHLFDQAAQPQTDATRARLAQALLDWTTAGLAALNMPAAKTMRCLAREIAPGDGPSRVFGGGTASPVAAGLANAAIAHMREIDDAHRAAMLHPGVVAITPVLALAPVLGLTHAQAARAIVAGYEVALRLGEALGARHAAIFHATATAGAVGAAASAGMALGLDAPRMHHALGIAATQAAGLWQLVDDDAHESKSLHPAFAVRNGMSAAYAARAGLPGAKAFFTGRRGLYAALGGDGPLEAVGGSLDAAERLHTTTIKAWPACAMLFTPLDALRGLIVQHGIAAADVQALHIEIFPHALKVAGIAWPTKPSEASFCLRYVLAVLLEQSSLGIADVDAPRFDSPALRALAERMTVVPSDEFQMGFPQRRPARVTATLRDGRTLSAYRELRRGDPEDPYNDAELQQRMRDFVPAMDDASAAAVAAWCAGFTDPARDPLPCDPPPALFEVG, from the coding sequence ATGAAGTATCTTTCGCTCAATGAAATGAAGGTCGAAGTGATGCATGCGACGCCGCTGTTGCCCGAGGCGATCCTGGTCGGTCATCTGTTCGACCAGGCGGCACAGCCCCAGACGGATGCCACACGCGCCCGCCTGGCGCAAGCGCTGCTGGACTGGACCACGGCGGGGCTGGCCGCGTTGAACATGCCGGCGGCGAAGACGATGCGTTGTCTGGCGCGCGAGATCGCGCCCGGCGATGGCCCCTCGCGCGTTTTCGGCGGCGGCACCGCCAGCCCGGTGGCGGCTGGTTTGGCCAATGCAGCCATTGCCCATATGCGCGAGATCGACGATGCTCACCGCGCCGCGATGCTGCACCCTGGCGTGGTCGCGATCACGCCGGTGCTGGCGCTCGCACCCGTGCTCGGGTTGACGCATGCGCAGGCGGCTCGCGCCATCGTGGCCGGCTATGAAGTGGCATTGCGGCTCGGCGAGGCGCTCGGCGCGCGCCACGCCGCGATCTTCCATGCAACGGCGACAGCCGGTGCCGTGGGCGCAGCGGCATCGGCCGGCATGGCGCTCGGCCTCGACGCGCCACGCATGCACCATGCACTCGGCATCGCCGCCACGCAGGCAGCGGGGCTCTGGCAACTGGTGGACGACGACGCCCACGAATCGAAATCATTGCACCCCGCGTTCGCGGTGCGCAACGGCATGTCGGCCGCTTACGCGGCACGCGCGGGCCTGCCGGGCGCAAAGGCCTTCTTCACCGGCCGACGCGGCTTGTACGCGGCACTGGGAGGCGACGGCCCGCTGGAGGCGGTCGGCGGCAGCCTCGATGCGGCCGAGCGATTGCATACCACCACCATCAAGGCCTGGCCCGCGTGCGCGATGTTGTTCACGCCCCTCGACGCGCTGCGCGGGCTGATCGTGCAGCACGGCATCGCCGCAGCCGACGTACAAGCGCTGCACATCGAGATCTTCCCGCATGCGCTAAAGGTGGCCGGCATCGCCTGGCCGACCAAGCCGTCGGAGGCCAGCTTCTGCCTGCGCTATGTGCTGGCGGTGTTGTTGGAGCAGTCCTCGCTGGGCATTGCCGACGTCGACGCGCCGCGCTTCGACTCGCCTGCACTGCGCGCCTTGGCAGAGCGCATGACGGTGGTGCCGTCGGACGAGTTTCAGATGGGCTTCCCGCAACGGCGTCCGGCCCGTGTCACCGCGACCCTGCGCGACGGCCGCACGCTCAGCGCCTACCGTGAGCTGCGCCGCGGCGATCCGGAGGACCCCTACAACGACGCCGAACTGCAACAACGCATGCGTGACTTCGTGCCAGCAATGGACGACGCGTCGGCCGCGGCCGTTGCGGCCTGGTGCGCAGGTTTCACGGATCCTGCACGCGACCCGCTGCCCTGCGACCCGCCCCCTGCCCTGTTCGAGGTGGGCTGA
- a CDS encoding IclR family transcriptional regulator translates to MQALQRERTKAMKRTSPAPSRVSASDPAPTPPAGVLERGITILNCFGEDRLRLQLREIAHLTGLDKATALRLLGVLVGTRMVHRFDNGDYAPGPALLYMGMLYRKTFDMGARLQPVLQAVMRETGETVAFYVLDGEERVCLYRENSSNEVRHHVEVGTRIPLAAGGSSSHVLRHFSGRDTPLSEAIARDGFAITREERLPQIASVALPAFDSDGCFLGAMVVIGIASRQSAAAQRRAALVVRKALHAQGFSSQPPLGWVR, encoded by the coding sequence GTGCAAGCCCTGCAGCGCGAGCGCACCAAGGCCATGAAGAGAACGTCGCCCGCTCCCTCCCGTGTCTCTGCGTCCGATCCCGCGCCGACGCCGCCTGCCGGCGTCCTCGAACGCGGGATCACCATCCTCAACTGCTTCGGCGAAGACCGGCTGCGTCTGCAGTTGCGGGAGATCGCCCACCTCACCGGCCTCGACAAGGCCACCGCGCTGCGCCTGCTCGGCGTGCTGGTCGGCACCCGCATGGTCCATCGTTTCGACAACGGGGACTACGCGCCGGGACCGGCCTTGCTCTACATGGGGATGCTCTATCGCAAGACGTTCGACATGGGCGCGCGTTTGCAGCCCGTGCTACAGGCGGTCATGCGGGAGACCGGGGAGACGGTCGCGTTCTACGTGCTCGACGGCGAAGAGCGTGTTTGTCTCTACCGCGAGAACAGCAGCAACGAGGTGCGCCATCACGTCGAGGTCGGTACGCGCATTCCGCTCGCGGCGGGCGGCTCGTCATCGCATGTGTTGCGCCATTTTTCCGGCCGCGACACGCCCCTGTCGGAGGCTATCGCGCGCGACGGCTTCGCGATCACTCGCGAGGAGCGCTTGCCTCAGATCGCGTCCGTGGCGCTCCCGGCGTTCGACAGCGACGGCTGCTTTTTGGGTGCGATGGTGGTGATCGGCATCGCCTCGCGGCAGAGCGCCGCTGCCCAGCGTCGCGCGGCACTGGTGGTGCGCAAGGCCTTGCATGCGCAGGGCTTCAGCAGCCAACCGCCGCTCGGCTGGGTGCGCTAG